In Macrobrachium rosenbergii isolate ZJJX-2024 chromosome 47, ASM4041242v1, whole genome shotgun sequence, the following are encoded in one genomic region:
- the LOC136830761 gene encoding uncharacterized protein isoform X1, translating to MRTLWIVSSQNRSGRSQYTLNWVWLWVWVWSLTLFRVAGECPKVCECKWKDGKRTVSCIGAEFDDIPRRLDPSTQVLDLMQNNLKVLPEHAFANTGLVNLQKLWLTYCNLKQLDRGAFKMLANLVELDLSHNLLRSVPSAALSDIPGLRELRMARNALTSIPAEAFTPTPDLVRLDLSSNRIYALHYHAFWGLASLEVLKLSGNVLNHMGQEVLVPLMALHGLHLNDNPWQCDCRLRPLREWMINNNIAGLVPPTCARPTRISGRGWHTLTLDEFVCVPHVTAIIPEIFAQQGDNVSLACRVESDMKAEVMWLVGDKPLVNATDSWRYKVLELVSLNQSALLSNLTISGAVAKDQGTYRCVAENKAGRAESNLTLQVSADESESGFVFFDRTYMTGGLLSGLGFLITILLLVSCVVHRRQRVRLFRRQEEERGRAALTPQTSISCQPKPPATQPRASNYQSSSNEKAPLHPTHSKHSRSSRDNVNGSYSRSSHARYHENNIDDPRGHHRLSQNNLDRLSYVEVPICDLSRSRSDLEERLSWKNLEFETDILRRECSPTGSVVSVVSNGPYPDMVDIPYTHTGDEYRRDFQAYDSSFSNRPRKSSHHSYEDTRLGHLSYDHSSLDGRCYSDLNLALSEDAYDALSHRIGRRRAIRYPSLPTTPMIEHDEPVRITSAHDARRLRRIMATHRGKYHSLEGTSELSAGDPYRYHFHAARLDKFLQEYRGLQAQIYRRKAAVNRPGSTARYGWKLSASDTLDVTGTSLYKDTTVPPYMEVDIGLPHRRALPATKALLSASQSVGMNKGPVLSTERRRSMAQVGNLTHSDSVIEAMQGRALTPTDYMIEVMQNTDVVPPVVPTPKAIIDAVTTRDLEDPESMREVREVMQEARDLSPTESVIDVMKGRILRSSESLPVIQRRKRSSTDSRMDSSSEEPPRQTEPLRSILKNRYEGGGLLYSGGQYPQSAYYDSTGVCEGNIDTSYSSEYKDYLDHES from the exons ATGAGAACGCTGTGGATTGTTAGTTCACAGAATAGGTCTGGTAGGTCACAATACACGCTTAATTGGGTGTggttgtgggtgtgggtgtggtcGCTAACCCTTTTCAGGGTAGCTGGGGAATGTCCTAAAGTCTGCGAATGCAAGTGGAAAGACGGCAAAAGAACTGTTTCTTGTATAGGAGCTGAATTCGATGACATTCCACGTCGGTTGGACCCGTCCACTCAGGTGCTCGACCTCATGCAGAACAACCTGAAGGTTCTGCCAGAACACGCATTCGCCAACACAGGTCTCGTCAATCTACAAAAGCTGTGGCTCACTTACTGTAACTTGAAGCAGCTGGATCGTGGTGCCTTCAAAATGTTAGCTAATTTGGTGGAGTTGGACCTCAGTCATAACTTACTTCGAAGTGTACCTTCTGCTGCTCTTAGTGACATCCCTGGTCTTAGGGAGCTACGAATGGCCCGTAATGCTCTCACTTCCATACCTGCTGAAGCATTCACACCCACGCCAGACCTAGTTCGTCTTGACCTCTCCAGTAACCGAATATATGCTTTACATTACCATGCTTTCTGGGGTCTAGCCAGCCTGGAAGTACTAAAGCTTTCTGGCAATGTGTTAAATCACATGGGCCAAGAGGTGCTAGTGCCTCTGATGGCACTCCATGGGTTGCATCTGAATGATAATCCATGGCAGTGTGACTGCCGTCTCCGCCCTCTTCGTGAATGGATGATAAATAACAATATAGCTGGATTAGTTCCACCTACGTGTGCCCGTCCAACACGCATTAGTGGCCGTGGTTGGCATACTTTGACTTTAGACGAGTTCGTATGTGTGCCCCACGTGACAGCAATCATACCAGAGATTTTTGCACAACAAGGGGATAATGTTTCTCTTGCATGCCGTGTAGAATCTGATATGAAAGCAGAGGTAATGTGGCTTGTAGGTGACAAGCCTTTAGTTAATGCTACTGATTCCTGGAGATATAAGGTGCTAGAATTAGTTTCTCTTAACCAATCAGCCCTACTGTCCAACTTAACTATTTCTGGTGCAGTTGCGAAAGATCAGGGGACTTACCGGTGCGTTGCTGAAAATAAAGCTGGCCGTGCAGAATCAAATTTAACCCTTCAAGTGTCTGCAGATGAATCTGAGAgtggttttgtgttttttgatAGGACATATATGACAGGCGGACTTTTGTCAGGTTTGGGTTTCCttataactatattattattggtAAGTTGTGTTGTGCATCGTCGACAGCGAGTTAGGCTATTCAGAAGGCAGGAAGAAGAGCGTGGACGAGCTGCTTTGACACCACAGACCTCTATTAGCTGCCAGCCTAAGCCTCCCGCCACCCAACCAAGAGCTTCTAACTATCAGTCTTCATCCAACGAAAAAGCACCTCTTCATCCTACTCACTCGAAGCACTCTCGTTCTTCACGAGACAACGTCAATGGAAGCTACAGTCGGAGTTCCCACGCTAGGTACCATGAAAACAACATCGACGACCCAAGGGGTCATCACAGATTGTCACAAAATAACCTTGACAGGTTATCGTATGTGGAAGTACCAATATGTGATCTGTCACGAAGCAGGAGCGACTTGGAGGAGAGGCTGAGCTGGAAGAACCTCGAATTCGAGACAGATATCCTACGCCGTGAGTGTAGTCCTACGGGATCTGTTGTATCCGTGGTCAGCAACGGTCCTTATCCAGATATGGTGGACATCCCTTACACTCATACAGGGGATGAGTACAGAAGAGATTTCCAAGCTTATGATTCTTCATTCAGTAATCGTCCTAGGAA ATCGAGCCATCATTCTTACGAAGACACAAGATTGGGCCATTTGTCTTATGACCACAGTTCCCTCGACGGCag ATGTTACAGTGACCTTAACCTTGCCCTGAGTGAGGACGCCTACGACGCCCTAAGCCACCGTATTGGCCGTCGCCGAGCTATCCGATACCCATCACTGCCCACCACGCCCATGATCGAGCACGATGAGCCCGTCAGGATCACCAGCGCCCACGATGCCCGACGACTTCGGCGAATCATGGCGACTCACag AGGCAAATACCATTCGCTGGAAGGCACGAGCGAGCTGAGCGCTGGGGACCCCTACCGTTATCACTTCCATGCAGCCCGGCTGGACAAGTTCCTGCAGGAGTACCGAGGGCTCCAGGCGCAGATCTACCGCAGGAAGGCGGCCGTCAACCGACCTGGGTCGACTGCCAGGTACGGATGGAA ACTGTCCGCCTCGGATACGCTGGATGTGACCGGAACTTCTCTTTACAAGGATACAACTGTCCCGCCCTACATGGAGGTCGACATCGGACTACCCCACCGGAGGGCACTACCAGCGACCAAGGCTCTCTTATCCGCGTCTCAGAGTGTGGGAATGAACAAAGGACCCGTCCTGAGCACAGAGAGGAGGCGGAGCATGGCGCAGGTCGGCAACCTCACCCACAGCGACTCGGTCATCGAGGCTATGCAAGGCAGGGCGCTGACCCCCACAGACTACATGATCGAGGTCATGCAAAACACGGACGTCGTGCCACCCGTCGTGCCCACTCCCAAGGCCATCATCGACGCAGTGACCACGAGGGACCTGGAGGACCCCGAAAGTATGAGGGAAGTGAGAGAAGTCATGCAGGAGGCGAGAGACCTGAGTCCTACCGAGTCGGTCATCGACGTCATGAAGGGAAGGATCTTGAGGTCCAGCGAATCCTTACCTGTGatacagagaagaaaaaggagttcCACGGATTCCAGGATGGACTCATCCTCGGAGGAGCCCCCGAGACAAACCGAACCCCTTCGGTCAATCCTAAAAAACCGATACGAGGGGGGCGGGCTCCTTTACTCGGGGGGGCAGTATCCTCAAAGTGCCTATTACGACAGCACTGGCGTGTGCGAGGGCAACATCGATACCTCTTATAGTTCTGAATATAAAGATTACTTGGACCACGAGTCTTGA
- the LOC136830761 gene encoding uncharacterized protein isoform X2, whose product MRTLWIVSSQNRSGRSQYTLNWVWLWVWVWSLTLFRVAGECPKVCECKWKDGKRTVSCIGAEFDDIPRRLDPSTQVLDLMQNNLKVLPEHAFANTGLVNLQKLWLTYCNLKQLDRGAFKMLANLVELDLSHNLLRSVPSAALSDIPGLRELRMARNALTSIPAEAFTPTPDLVRLDLSSNRIYALHYHAFWGLASLEVLKLSGNVLNHMGQEVLVPLMALHGLHLNDNPWQCDCRLRPLREWMINNNIAGLVPPTCARPTRISGRGWHTLTLDEFVCVPHVTAIIPEIFAQQGDNVSLACRVESDMKAEVMWLVGDKPLVNATDSWRYKVLELVSLNQSALLSNLTISGAVAKDQGTYRCVAENKAGRAESNLTLQVSADESESGFVFFDRTYMTGGLLSGLGFLITILLLVSCVVHRRQRVRLFRRQEEERGRAALTPQTSISCQPKPPATQPRASNYQSSSNEKAPLHPTHSKHSRSSRDNVNGSYSRSSHARYHENNIDDPRGHHRLSQNNLDRLSYVEVPICDLSRSRSDLEERLSWKNLEFETDILRRECSPTGSVVSVVSNGPYPDMVDIPYTHTGDEYRRDFQAYDSSFSNRPRKSSHHSYEDTRLGHLSYDHSSLDGRCYSDLNLALSEDAYDALSHRIGRRRAIRYPSLPTTPMIEHDEPVRITSAHDARRLRRIMATHRGKYHSLEGTSELSAGDPYRYHFHAARLDKFLQEYRGLQAQIYRRKAAVNRPGSTARLSASDTLDVTGTSLYKDTTVPPYMEVDIGLPHRRALPATKALLSASQSVGMNKGPVLSTERRRSMAQVGNLTHSDSVIEAMQGRALTPTDYMIEVMQNTDVVPPVVPTPKAIIDAVTTRDLEDPESMREVREVMQEARDLSPTESVIDVMKGRILRSSESLPVIQRRKRSSTDSRMDSSSEEPPRQTEPLRSILKNRYEGGGLLYSGGQYPQSAYYDSTGVCEGNIDTSYSSEYKDYLDHES is encoded by the exons ATGAGAACGCTGTGGATTGTTAGTTCACAGAATAGGTCTGGTAGGTCACAATACACGCTTAATTGGGTGTggttgtgggtgtgggtgtggtcGCTAACCCTTTTCAGGGTAGCTGGGGAATGTCCTAAAGTCTGCGAATGCAAGTGGAAAGACGGCAAAAGAACTGTTTCTTGTATAGGAGCTGAATTCGATGACATTCCACGTCGGTTGGACCCGTCCACTCAGGTGCTCGACCTCATGCAGAACAACCTGAAGGTTCTGCCAGAACACGCATTCGCCAACACAGGTCTCGTCAATCTACAAAAGCTGTGGCTCACTTACTGTAACTTGAAGCAGCTGGATCGTGGTGCCTTCAAAATGTTAGCTAATTTGGTGGAGTTGGACCTCAGTCATAACTTACTTCGAAGTGTACCTTCTGCTGCTCTTAGTGACATCCCTGGTCTTAGGGAGCTACGAATGGCCCGTAATGCTCTCACTTCCATACCTGCTGAAGCATTCACACCCACGCCAGACCTAGTTCGTCTTGACCTCTCCAGTAACCGAATATATGCTTTACATTACCATGCTTTCTGGGGTCTAGCCAGCCTGGAAGTACTAAAGCTTTCTGGCAATGTGTTAAATCACATGGGCCAAGAGGTGCTAGTGCCTCTGATGGCACTCCATGGGTTGCATCTGAATGATAATCCATGGCAGTGTGACTGCCGTCTCCGCCCTCTTCGTGAATGGATGATAAATAACAATATAGCTGGATTAGTTCCACCTACGTGTGCCCGTCCAACACGCATTAGTGGCCGTGGTTGGCATACTTTGACTTTAGACGAGTTCGTATGTGTGCCCCACGTGACAGCAATCATACCAGAGATTTTTGCACAACAAGGGGATAATGTTTCTCTTGCATGCCGTGTAGAATCTGATATGAAAGCAGAGGTAATGTGGCTTGTAGGTGACAAGCCTTTAGTTAATGCTACTGATTCCTGGAGATATAAGGTGCTAGAATTAGTTTCTCTTAACCAATCAGCCCTACTGTCCAACTTAACTATTTCTGGTGCAGTTGCGAAAGATCAGGGGACTTACCGGTGCGTTGCTGAAAATAAAGCTGGCCGTGCAGAATCAAATTTAACCCTTCAAGTGTCTGCAGATGAATCTGAGAgtggttttgtgttttttgatAGGACATATATGACAGGCGGACTTTTGTCAGGTTTGGGTTTCCttataactatattattattggtAAGTTGTGTTGTGCATCGTCGACAGCGAGTTAGGCTATTCAGAAGGCAGGAAGAAGAGCGTGGACGAGCTGCTTTGACACCACAGACCTCTATTAGCTGCCAGCCTAAGCCTCCCGCCACCCAACCAAGAGCTTCTAACTATCAGTCTTCATCCAACGAAAAAGCACCTCTTCATCCTACTCACTCGAAGCACTCTCGTTCTTCACGAGACAACGTCAATGGAAGCTACAGTCGGAGTTCCCACGCTAGGTACCATGAAAACAACATCGACGACCCAAGGGGTCATCACAGATTGTCACAAAATAACCTTGACAGGTTATCGTATGTGGAAGTACCAATATGTGATCTGTCACGAAGCAGGAGCGACTTGGAGGAGAGGCTGAGCTGGAAGAACCTCGAATTCGAGACAGATATCCTACGCCGTGAGTGTAGTCCTACGGGATCTGTTGTATCCGTGGTCAGCAACGGTCCTTATCCAGATATGGTGGACATCCCTTACACTCATACAGGGGATGAGTACAGAAGAGATTTCCAAGCTTATGATTCTTCATTCAGTAATCGTCCTAGGAA ATCGAGCCATCATTCTTACGAAGACACAAGATTGGGCCATTTGTCTTATGACCACAGTTCCCTCGACGGCag ATGTTACAGTGACCTTAACCTTGCCCTGAGTGAGGACGCCTACGACGCCCTAAGCCACCGTATTGGCCGTCGCCGAGCTATCCGATACCCATCACTGCCCACCACGCCCATGATCGAGCACGATGAGCCCGTCAGGATCACCAGCGCCCACGATGCCCGACGACTTCGGCGAATCATGGCGACTCACag AGGCAAATACCATTCGCTGGAAGGCACGAGCGAGCTGAGCGCTGGGGACCCCTACCGTTATCACTTCCATGCAGCCCGGCTGGACAAGTTCCTGCAGGAGTACCGAGGGCTCCAGGCGCAGATCTACCGCAGGAAGGCGGCCGTCAACCGACCTGGGTCGACTGCCAG ACTGTCCGCCTCGGATACGCTGGATGTGACCGGAACTTCTCTTTACAAGGATACAACTGTCCCGCCCTACATGGAGGTCGACATCGGACTACCCCACCGGAGGGCACTACCAGCGACCAAGGCTCTCTTATCCGCGTCTCAGAGTGTGGGAATGAACAAAGGACCCGTCCTGAGCACAGAGAGGAGGCGGAGCATGGCGCAGGTCGGCAACCTCACCCACAGCGACTCGGTCATCGAGGCTATGCAAGGCAGGGCGCTGACCCCCACAGACTACATGATCGAGGTCATGCAAAACACGGACGTCGTGCCACCCGTCGTGCCCACTCCCAAGGCCATCATCGACGCAGTGACCACGAGGGACCTGGAGGACCCCGAAAGTATGAGGGAAGTGAGAGAAGTCATGCAGGAGGCGAGAGACCTGAGTCCTACCGAGTCGGTCATCGACGTCATGAAGGGAAGGATCTTGAGGTCCAGCGAATCCTTACCTGTGatacagagaagaaaaaggagttcCACGGATTCCAGGATGGACTCATCCTCGGAGGAGCCCCCGAGACAAACCGAACCCCTTCGGTCAATCCTAAAAAACCGATACGAGGGGGGCGGGCTCCTTTACTCGGGGGGGCAGTATCCTCAAAGTGCCTATTACGACAGCACTGGCGTGTGCGAGGGCAACATCGATACCTCTTATAGTTCTGAATATAAAGATTACTTGGACCACGAGTCTTGA